From a region of the Bradyrhizobium sp. KBS0727 genome:
- a CDS encoding GrlR family regulatory protein, whose protein sequence is MFEGFYKVRFQLGEAVGRSVMYARDGRMLGGNSAFAHIGTYQKSADGIAIEIKTVRHNPDPNYRAMAGTDDATLLARGRADGVLYRFEGGLKELPGVKFQSVMTPIEEEAVPIAGGVGVGGVTNGLYSIHLRMLDGIEGGLTGVMLLNDGRILGGDASFYYIGSYTSEKGRWKGQILNQEHTPAVGENPVFGGHEVGIGFSGTCDDEGALLDATALAGKRSLRLSAVLKLMRRL, encoded by the coding sequence TTGTTTGAAGGTTTTTACAAGGTCAGGTTTCAACTCGGCGAGGCGGTCGGCCGCAGCGTGATGTATGCACGCGACGGCCGGATGCTGGGCGGCAATTCGGCGTTTGCCCATATCGGCACCTATCAGAAGAGCGCCGACGGCATCGCCATCGAGATCAAGACTGTCCGCCACAACCCGGACCCGAACTACCGCGCGATGGCCGGAACCGACGACGCCACCTTGCTGGCGCGAGGCCGGGCCGACGGTGTTCTCTACCGCTTCGAAGGCGGGTTGAAGGAACTGCCGGGCGTCAAGTTTCAGTCCGTCATGACGCCGATCGAGGAGGAGGCGGTCCCGATCGCCGGCGGCGTCGGCGTGGGCGGCGTCACCAACGGGCTCTATTCCATTCATTTGCGCATGCTCGACGGTATCGAGGGCGGCCTGACCGGCGTCATGCTGCTCAATGACGGCCGCATCCTCGGCGGCGACGCCTCGTTCTACTACATCGGCAGCTACACCTCGGAGAAAGGCCGCTGGAAGGGCCAGATCCTCAATCAGGAGCACACGCCGGCCGTGGGGGAGAACCCCGTGTTCGGTGGCCACGAGGTCGGCATCGGCTTTTCCGGTACCTGCGACGACGAGGGGGCGCTGCTCGACGCCACCGCGCTCGCCGGCAAGCGCAGTCTCCGGTTGAGCGCGGTTCTGAAACTGATGCGGCGGCTGTAG
- a CDS encoding glutamine synthetase beta-grasp domain-containing protein, with amino-acid sequence MTKYKLEYIWLDGYTPTPNLRGKTQIKEFASFPTLEQLPLWGFDGSSTNQAEGRSSDCVLKPVAVYPDGARTNGVLVMCEVMMPDGVTPHATNRRASILDDEGAWFGFEQEYFMYKDGRPLGFPTAGYPAPQGPYYTGVGYSNVGAVAREIVEKHLDLCLAAGINHEGINAEVAKGQWEFQIFGKGSKKAADEMWMARYLLQRLTEPYGIDIEYHCKPLGDTDWNGSGMHANFSTKFLRETGGKAYFEALMAAFEKNLMDHIAVYGPDNDKRLTGKHETAPWNKFSYGVADRGASIRVPHSFMKNDYKGYLEDRRPNSQGDPYAIASQILKTIAEVPTAAKSAAA; translated from the coding sequence ATGACCAAATACAAGCTCGAGTACATCTGGCTCGACGGGTATACGCCGACACCGAATCTGCGCGGCAAGACACAGATCAAGGAATTCGCGTCTTTCCCGACGCTGGAGCAGCTTCCGCTGTGGGGTTTTGACGGCTCGTCGACCAACCAGGCCGAAGGCAGAAGCTCGGACTGCGTGCTCAAGCCGGTCGCGGTCTATCCCGACGGCGCGCGCACCAACGGCGTCCTGGTGATGTGCGAAGTCATGATGCCGGATGGCGTCACCCCGCACGCGACCAACCGCCGCGCCAGCATTCTTGACGACGAGGGCGCGTGGTTCGGCTTCGAGCAGGAATACTTCATGTACAAGGACGGCCGGCCGCTCGGCTTCCCGACGGCGGGTTATCCTGCGCCGCAGGGTCCGTATTACACTGGCGTCGGCTACAGCAATGTCGGCGCGGTCGCGCGCGAGATCGTCGAGAAGCATCTCGACCTCTGCCTCGCTGCCGGCATCAACCACGAAGGCATCAACGCCGAAGTCGCGAAGGGCCAGTGGGAATTCCAGATCTTCGGCAAGGGCTCCAAAAAGGCCGCCGACGAAATGTGGATGGCTCGCTACCTGTTGCAGCGGCTGACCGAACCCTACGGCATCGACATCGAGTATCACTGCAAACCGCTCGGCGACACCGACTGGAACGGCTCGGGCATGCACGCCAACTTCTCGACCAAATTCCTGCGCGAGACCGGCGGCAAGGCCTACTTCGAGGCGCTGATGGCGGCCTTTGAGAAGAATCTCATGGACCACATTGCCGTCTACGGGCCGGACAACGACAAGCGCCTGACCGGCAAGCACGAGACCGCTCCGTGGAACAAGTTCAGCTACGGCGTGGCTGACCGCGGCGCCTCGATCCGCGTGCCGCACTCGTTCATGAAGAACGACTACAAGGGCTATCTCGAGGACCGCCGCCCGAACTCGCAGGGCGACCCCTACGCCATCGCCTCGCAGATCCTCAAGACCATCGCTGAAGTTCCGACCGCCGCCAAGTCGGCAGCCGCCTGA
- a CDS encoding DUF2735 domain-containing protein — protein sequence MLTTRVNEGSAKIYQFPAGGRAALGGRRYGETSTAVSEFAASTANLADCSGSWYHAAAILETKPERDH from the coding sequence ATGCTGACTACAAGGGTGAATGAGGGGTCTGCCAAGATCTATCAATTCCCTGCCGGGGGCCGCGCGGCTCTCGGAGGACGTCGCTATGGCGAGACCAGCACTGCCGTTTCCGAATTTGCCGCTTCGACGGCCAACCTCGCTGACTGCAGCGGCAGCTGGTACCACGCGGCCGCCATCCTGGAAACCAAGCCTGAGCGTGACCACTGA
- a CDS encoding MliC family protein: MNCRHIAVFGAALFAVWVAAAPSQALAQTSFQNYRCADGTQFIVGFFQYDSRAHLQLDGKAVTLAKRLALSGSRYTGSGVTLKMTKAGATTLKHAKRPVTACELI; the protein is encoded by the coding sequence ATGAATTGTCGGCATATCGCGGTTTTCGGTGCGGCGTTGTTCGCCGTTTGGGTTGCAGCGGCGCCGTCGCAGGCTCTGGCCCAGACGAGTTTTCAGAACTATCGCTGCGCCGACGGGACGCAATTCATCGTCGGGTTCTTCCAGTACGATTCGCGGGCTCATCTGCAACTCGACGGCAAGGCTGTGACGCTGGCCAAGCGGCTGGCGCTGTCGGGGTCGCGCTATACGGGTAGCGGCGTCACCCTCAAGATGACCAAGGCCGGTGCAACGACGCTCAAGCACGCCAAACGGCCGGTCACGGCATGCGAGCTGATCTGA
- a CDS encoding tyrosine-protein phosphatase, protein MSEAPARHLNLAGASNFRDLGGYPARNGHIVRWRQIFRSNHLGHLTEGDIAVVRALGVRSAFDFRGAEERQAALCGMPEVSVHSLPVEPTVVAALRAIAATGTQLSTEHATEVMRDSYRSYVQQNTPRFRALFAHLLEDRAPLVIHCTAGKDRTGFACALILHTLGVSDDVIAEDYLLTNRYYRRDPNNGSDLPDDVKNVLGTVQASFLGAAFEAIDADYGDLETYLRDGLGLGYAERASLEARYLQS, encoded by the coding sequence ATGTCAGAAGCCCCTGCCCGCCACCTCAATCTTGCCGGTGCCAGCAATTTCCGCGATCTCGGCGGCTATCCCGCGCGCAACGGCCACATCGTGCGCTGGCGACAGATTTTCCGCTCCAACCATCTCGGCCATCTCACTGAGGGCGATATCGCGGTGGTCCGGGCGCTCGGCGTCAGGAGCGCATTTGATTTTCGCGGCGCCGAAGAGCGCCAGGCCGCACTGTGCGGTATGCCCGAGGTCTCCGTGCATTCGCTGCCGGTCGAGCCCACGGTGGTCGCGGCGCTGCGCGCCATCGCCGCCACCGGCACGCAACTGTCGACGGAGCACGCCACCGAAGTCATGCGCGATTCCTACCGCAGCTACGTGCAGCAAAACACGCCGCGGTTCCGCGCGCTGTTTGCGCATCTCCTGGAAGATCGCGCGCCGCTGGTAATCCACTGTACCGCCGGCAAGGACCGTACCGGCTTTGCCTGCGCGCTGATCCTGCATACGCTCGGCGTGTCCGACGACGTGATCGCGGAAGACTATCTGTTGACCAACCGCTACTACCGCCGCGACCCGAATAACGGCAGCGACTTGCCTGACGACGTCAAGAACGTGCTGGGGACGGTGCAGGCATCGTTTCTCGGCGCCGCGTTCGAAGCCATCGACGCCGACTATGGCGATCTCGAAACCTATCTTCGCGACGGGCTCGGTCTCGGCTACGCCGAGCGCGCCAGCCTCGAGGCACGCTACCTGCAGAGCTGA
- a CDS encoding SGNH/GDSL hydrolase family protein codes for MAETSTPGDTLQNIVGFKRPLPNLARSLQQRNTKIVAFGSSSTAGTRLVVPYPAWLELMLRNEFGVQMIDGFGKRMINVVNRGIGGEEASTELPRMQSDVIDEKPALVIWQVGTNAVFRNTEPDFAFEKVVAAIAEGLDRLARIPTDVVLMDSQYTTAVVTPEKKPLSDTMVKRISELAEAAGVDVFHRYALMEHWQKTIAMRELIDPADDLVLHLSDLATRNVTEALFNQIKQAVNAVGTT; via the coding sequence ATGGCAGAAACTTCCACGCCTGGCGATACGCTGCAGAATATCGTGGGCTTCAAACGTCCGCTTCCGAATTTGGCGCGAAGCCTGCAGCAGCGGAATACCAAAATCGTCGCCTTTGGATCCTCGTCAACCGCGGGTACGCGCCTGGTCGTGCCTTATCCGGCCTGGCTTGAGCTGATGTTGCGAAACGAGTTTGGCGTCCAGATGATCGATGGGTTTGGCAAACGGATGATCAACGTCGTCAACCGGGGAATAGGTGGCGAGGAAGCTTCAACGGAGCTGCCGCGCATGCAATCCGACGTCATCGACGAGAAGCCCGCGCTGGTGATCTGGCAGGTCGGTACCAATGCGGTCTTTCGCAACACGGAGCCCGACTTCGCGTTCGAGAAGGTCGTTGCCGCCATTGCGGAAGGGCTGGATCGTCTGGCCAGGATCCCCACCGATGTCGTGCTGATGGACTCGCAGTACACCACCGCCGTCGTGACGCCCGAGAAGAAGCCACTCTCGGACACGATGGTGAAGCGCATATCCGAACTGGCTGAGGCCGCCGGGGTCGATGTATTTCATCGCTACGCCCTGATGGAGCATTGGCAGAAGACCATCGCGATGCGGGAATTGATCGATCCGGCCGATGACCTCGTCCTGCATTTGAGCGACTTGGCAACGAGAAACGTGACCGAGGCGCTGTTCAATCAGATCAAGCAGGCGGTAAACGCGGTAGGCACTACGTAA
- the fabG gene encoding 3-oxoacyl-ACP reductase FabG: protein MDGKVIVITGALGALGSVVADEALARGARIASVDHAPTQVPATPDRLELGGVDLTDAAQAKKAIDAAAAHFGRLDALINIAGGFAFETVADGDPKTWQRMYALNVMTALNASRAALPHLAKSNAGRIVNVGAMGALQAGAGMGPYAASKAGVHRLTEALAAEQKGKITVNAVLPSTIDTAANRASMPKADFTKWVNPKELADVILFLASDAASAVTGALLPVAGRV from the coding sequence ATGGACGGAAAAGTCATTGTGATCACCGGCGCCCTCGGCGCGCTCGGCAGCGTCGTCGCCGACGAGGCGCTGGCCCGTGGCGCCAGGATTGCGAGCGTCGACCATGCCCCCACGCAGGTACCGGCGACGCCGGACCGGCTTGAACTCGGCGGCGTCGATCTCACCGACGCGGCCCAAGCCAAAAAGGCGATCGACGCCGCTGCGGCGCATTTCGGCAGGCTCGACGCGCTGATCAACATCGCCGGCGGCTTCGCATTCGAGACAGTCGCCGACGGCGACCCCAAGACCTGGCAGCGCATGTACGCGCTCAACGTGATGACAGCGCTCAATGCCTCGCGCGCGGCTCTCCCGCATCTTGCCAAATCGAACGCGGGGCGGATCGTCAATGTCGGCGCGATGGGTGCCCTGCAGGCCGGCGCCGGCATGGGCCCCTACGCCGCCTCCAAGGCCGGCGTGCACCGTCTCACCGAAGCGCTGGCCGCCGAGCAGAAGGGCAAGATCACCGTCAATGCGGTGCTGCCGTCGACCATCGACACCGCGGCGAACCGCGCCAGCATGCCGAAAGCCGATTTCACGAAATGGGTGAACCCGAAGGAATTGGCCGACGTGATCCTGTTTCTCGCCAGCGACGCCGCCAGCGCGGTTACCGGAGCGCTGCTACCGGTCGCCGGGCGGGTTTAG
- a CDS encoding DUF2161 domain-containing phosphodiesterase, with protein sequence METALYLPVKRFLEKLGFTVKGEVGGCDLVALSGDDPPIVVIGELKLTFNLELILQAVDRAAAADEVWLAARLSARGKGRESDARYRNLCRRLGFGMLAVTNTGDVEVIVKPPDTAPRRNPKKRSRLVAEHRRRKGDPAMGGSTRAPIMTAYRQQALACASALSSGPRRVKDLRPEIPDAGKILLHNVYGWFDRAERGVYVLTDAGRAALKRWPQQPMDLGAASNSAP encoded by the coding sequence TTGGAAACCGCGCTTTATCTTCCCGTCAAACGCTTCCTCGAAAAGCTCGGCTTCACCGTCAAGGGCGAGGTCGGCGGTTGCGATCTCGTGGCGCTCAGCGGCGACGATCCGCCGATCGTGGTGATCGGCGAATTGAAATTGACCTTCAACCTGGAACTGATCCTGCAGGCGGTCGACCGCGCCGCCGCCGCCGACGAAGTCTGGCTCGCGGCGAGATTGTCGGCCCGCGGCAAAGGGCGCGAGAGCGACGCGCGTTATCGCAATCTCTGCCGCCGGCTCGGCTTCGGCATGCTGGCCGTCACCAATACCGGCGACGTCGAGGTGATCGTCAAGCCGCCCGACACCGCCCCTCGCCGCAATCCCAAGAAGCGCTCGCGGCTGGTCGCTGAGCATCGGCGGCGCAAGGGCGATCCGGCGATGGGAGGAAGCACCCGCGCGCCGATCATGACCGCCTATCGGCAACAGGCGCTGGCTTGCGCATCCGCGCTGTCGAGCGGGCCGCGGCGCGTGAAGGATCTGCGGCCTGAAATTCCCGACGCGGGGAAAATTCTGCTGCACAATGTCTATGGCTGGTTCGATCGCGCCGAGCGCGGCGTCTACGTGCTGACCGATGCCGGGCGTGCCGCGCTGAAACGCTGGCCGCAGCAACCGATGGACCTCGGCGCCGCCAGCAATTCAGCGCCCTGA
- a CDS encoding putative quinol monooxygenase: MIVVTGSVTARADSFDEVRKLSLEHVRRSRTEPGCISHTVQVDCENPLRLVFFEQWADRAALLAHFTVPASRDFVRALQSLAAAATTIELYDATRLEKL, from the coding sequence ATGATCGTGGTCACCGGCAGCGTCACCGCCCGGGCGGACAGTTTTGACGAAGTCCGCAAACTCAGCCTCGAACACGTCCGCCGTTCGCGCACTGAGCCCGGCTGCATCTCGCATACCGTGCAGGTCGATTGCGAAAACCCGCTGCGGCTGGTGTTTTTCGAGCAATGGGCCGATCGCGCCGCGCTGCTGGCGCATTTCACGGTCCCCGCCTCCAGAGATTTCGTCCGCGCGCTGCAGTCATTGGCGGCCGCCGCCACCACGATCGAGCTGTACGACGCTACCAGGCTGGAGAAGTTGTAG
- a CDS encoding GNAT family N-acetyltransferase yields MYLTVIAAALADSSVRTLSQQEELPLLRDHLLRLDRNSRHDRFHGFMDDSFIERYAEKCANDGTIVIAFFENGVVRGAAELHPPDQSPDSLPEIAFSVEASVRRRGVGSILFRKLIAEARAKGYQSLRITTGAQNEAMRALANKFGAHLTFRYGESTGTIDLTQQDDTALAPSAVTTAVDAVVNFNRAYWKMLMNMTRWGRAA; encoded by the coding sequence ATGTACCTCACCGTTATCGCAGCCGCGCTTGCCGACAGCAGTGTCCGAACGCTGAGCCAGCAGGAAGAGTTGCCGCTATTGCGCGATCATCTGCTGCGGCTCGACCGCAACAGCCGGCACGACCGCTTCCATGGCTTCATGGACGACAGTTTCATCGAGCGCTACGCCGAAAAATGCGCCAATGACGGCACGATTGTGATCGCCTTCTTTGAAAACGGCGTGGTTCGCGGCGCAGCCGAGCTGCATCCGCCGGATCAATCGCCGGATTCGCTGCCCGAGATCGCGTTCAGCGTCGAAGCGTCGGTACGCCGGCGCGGCGTCGGCAGCATCCTGTTCCGCAAGCTGATCGCGGAGGCGCGTGCGAAGGGTTACCAGAGCCTGCGGATCACGACCGGCGCGCAGAATGAAGCGATGCGGGCGCTCGCCAACAAGTTCGGCGCACACCTGACGTTCCGTTACGGCGAATCCACCGGCACGATCGACCTGACCCAGCAGGATGACACGGCACTGGCGCCGTCCGCTGTCACGACGGCGGTCGATGCCGTCGTGAACTTCAATCGCGCTTATTGGAAGATGTTGATGAATATGACCCGGTGGGGTCGGGCGGCCTGA
- a CDS encoding PaaI family thioesterase: MTPLEKIQSMKMPFAELKGVTFIAADKDRVVAQMVVRPELCTLRNTIHGGAIMALADSVGAAATVINLPEDAKGTTTLESKTNFIGGAKEGSTVTATATPVHRGRRTQVWQTRLETEDGKLVAVVTQTQLVL; encoded by the coding sequence ATGACGCCGCTTGAAAAAATCCAGTCGATGAAAATGCCGTTCGCGGAATTGAAGGGCGTGACGTTCATCGCGGCCGACAAGGACCGCGTGGTGGCGCAGATGGTGGTTCGTCCGGAGCTCTGCACGCTGCGCAATACGATTCACGGCGGCGCCATCATGGCGCTCGCGGACTCGGTCGGCGCGGCGGCGACCGTCATCAACCTGCCGGAGGATGCCAAGGGCACCACCACGCTCGAGAGCAAGACCAATTTCATCGGCGGCGCCAAGGAGGGTTCTACCGTGACGGCTACCGCCACCCCGGTGCATCGGGGACGGCGTACCCAGGTCTGGCAGACGCGGCTGGAAACCGAGGACGGCAAGCTGGTCGCGGTGGTGACGCAAACCCAGCTGGTGCTCTGA
- a CDS encoding ArgE/DapE family deacylase, which translates to MNASDNKQKILDAVDAGFDAQLATTRDFVAIPSTRGAEGPCQDMIGDLLRQRGYEVDDWHIDVEDLKDLRGFGPIEHDFSRARTVVGTYRPPNNAGKSLILQGHCDVVPVGPLDMWETPPFSPVIKDGRMYGRGACDMKSGTIGALYALDAITAAGLRPTGRIHFQSVIEEESTGVGALSTLQRGYRADACFIPEPTNGKMIRSQVGVIWFRLKVRGFPVHVFEAGSGANAIMAAYHLIHSLQRLEAEWNERAKRDHHFGTVDHPINFNPGIIKGGDWASSVPAWCDVDCRIAVLPGWSVADAQSEIMACVSAAARDHRFLSNNPPQVEWSGFLSEGYELKDSAAPEAAFGKAFAAVYGGGGVVPEQAFTALTDTRFYGLNYNIPSLCFGASGEAMHGFNEYVDLESLRKSTKATALFIAEWCGVEKV; encoded by the coding sequence ATGAACGCCAGCGATAACAAGCAAAAAATTCTCGATGCCGTCGACGCCGGCTTTGATGCGCAGCTCGCGACGACGCGGGATTTCGTCGCGATCCCTTCGACCCGCGGCGCCGAGGGGCCGTGCCAGGACATGATCGGCGATCTCTTGCGCCAGCGCGGCTATGAGGTCGATGACTGGCATATCGATGTCGAGGATTTGAAGGATTTGCGCGGCTTTGGCCCGATCGAACATGATTTTTCCAGGGCCCGCACCGTGGTCGGTACCTACCGTCCGCCGAACAATGCCGGCAAATCGCTGATCCTGCAGGGCCACTGCGACGTGGTTCCCGTCGGTCCGCTGGACATGTGGGAGACGCCGCCATTCTCGCCCGTCATCAAGGACGGCAGGATGTATGGCCGCGGCGCCTGCGACATGAAGTCCGGTACCATCGGTGCGCTCTACGCGCTGGATGCGATCACCGCCGCGGGGCTGCGGCCGACCGGGCGGATTCATTTTCAATCCGTGATCGAGGAGGAGAGCACCGGCGTCGGCGCGCTCTCGACCCTGCAGCGCGGCTACCGCGCCGATGCCTGCTTCATCCCCGAACCGACCAACGGCAAGATGATACGCTCGCAGGTCGGCGTGATCTGGTTTCGTCTGAAAGTGCGCGGTTTTCCCGTCCACGTGTTCGAGGCCGGCTCCGGCGCCAACGCGATCATGGCGGCCTACCATCTGATCCATTCGCTGCAGAGACTGGAAGCGGAATGGAACGAGCGCGCCAAACGCGATCATCATTTCGGGACGGTCGACCATCCCATCAACTTCAATCCCGGCATCATCAAGGGCGGCGACTGGGCCTCCAGCGTGCCGGCCTGGTGCGACGTCGATTGTCGCATCGCTGTCTTGCCGGGCTGGTCGGTCGCCGACGCGCAATCCGAAATCATGGCTTGCGTCTCGGCCGCTGCGCGCGATCATCGCTTCTTGTCCAACAATCCGCCGCAGGTAGAGTGGTCGGGTTTCCTGTCGGAGGGTTATGAGCTGAAGGATTCGGCAGCACCTGAAGCCGCCTTCGGCAAAGCCTTCGCGGCCGTTTACGGCGGCGGCGGCGTGGTGCCGGAGCAAGCCTTCACCGCGCTGACCGACACGCGGTTCTACGGGCTGAACTACAACATCCCGAGCCTGTGCTTCGGCGCCAGCGGCGAGGCAATGCACGGCTTCAACGAATATGTCGATCTGGAGTCGTTGCGGAAATCGACCAAGGCGACCGCGCTGTTCATCGCGGAGTGGTGCGGGGTGGAGAAGGTCTAA
- a CDS encoding DUF6719 family protein, with the protein MALIVTPVLAQQVSREQDIVELRLGQRILVDDGSCPPGQIKEVAGAQMTATGVSRTRKCIPRLGPKKR; encoded by the coding sequence ATGGCGCTGATCGTGACACCTGTGCTCGCCCAGCAGGTTTCGCGCGAGCAGGACATCGTCGAATTGCGGCTCGGCCAACGCATCCTCGTCGACGACGGATCGTGCCCTCCCGGGCAGATCAAGGAGGTCGCGGGCGCGCAGATGACCGCGACCGGCGTCTCACGTACCCGCAAATGCATTCCGCGGCTGGGGCCCAAGAAGCGATAG
- a CDS encoding serine hydrolase: MQPGRILLSCAVLVALTFPARAAPDEDLLGKAAGYPIGKPANWFYDESVGVGSFSRLDSFLPYYTLRKAASSLPLPKAASEAKLTYRFDKQTYSLDDFLAHQRVTGLLVIKDGQILAERYQYDRTATDRFVSHSMAKSIVSLAVGMALTENKIASLDDTVAKYVPDLAGNPYGETTIRNILRMASGVPFKEVYDGNDDNSKFNRIRLTRDSVTALRAFPTREVEQGTQFHYASNQTVVLTLLLRAVTSTTLSEYLTPRLWQPMGAEADATWIKTRDGTESGAGNFNAILRDYGRLGILLANDGAAGDRQIVPKDYLLDATDWHRQPDAFTPYKATPYFGYGYQFWLFPGEKRRFALLGVYGQSIFVDPELKLVLVITAAAKNASVGKEPFARERDALWRGIVGRYGSW; this comes from the coding sequence ATGCAGCCGGGGCGAATCCTGCTTTCATGCGCGGTGCTTGTCGCGCTGACCTTTCCGGCCCGCGCAGCGCCTGACGAGGATTTGCTGGGCAAGGCGGCCGGCTATCCGATCGGCAAACCTGCCAACTGGTTCTACGACGAAAGCGTGGGGGTCGGATCGTTCAGCCGTCTCGACAGCTTCCTGCCGTATTACACCTTGCGGAAGGCGGCCTCGTCGCTGCCGCTTCCCAAGGCCGCAAGCGAAGCGAAACTCACCTATCGCTTCGACAAGCAGACGTATTCGCTCGACGATTTCCTGGCGCATCAGCGCGTGACTGGCCTGCTGGTGATCAAGGACGGCCAGATCCTGGCCGAACGCTATCAATACGACCGGACCGCGACGGATCGTTTCGTGTCGCACTCGATGGCGAAGTCCATCGTCAGCCTCGCCGTCGGGATGGCGCTGACCGAGAACAAGATCGCGTCGCTCGACGACACCGTCGCCAAATATGTCCCGGATCTCGCCGGCAATCCCTATGGCGAGACGACGATACGCAACATCCTGCGCATGGCCTCCGGCGTGCCGTTCAAGGAGGTCTATGACGGCAACGACGATAATTCGAAGTTCAACAGGATCCGCCTGACGCGCGACTCCGTCACGGCGCTGCGCGCATTCCCGACGCGCGAGGTGGAGCAGGGCACGCAATTTCACTACGCGTCCAACCAGACGGTGGTGTTGACGCTGTTGCTGCGCGCGGTGACCAGTACCACGCTGAGCGAATATCTGACGCCGCGGCTGTGGCAGCCGATGGGCGCGGAGGCCGACGCGACATGGATCAAGACCAGGGACGGCACCGAAAGCGGGGCGGGAAATTTCAACGCCATCCTGCGCGACTATGGCCGGCTTGGTATTCTGCTCGCCAATGACGGCGCCGCCGGCGACCGGCAGATCGTGCCGAAGGACTATCTGCTCGATGCGACCGACTGGCACCGCCAGCCCGACGCGTTCACGCCGTACAAGGCGACGCCTTATTTCGGCTACGGCTATCAGTTCTGGCTGTTTCCGGGCGAAAAGCGAAGGTTCGCGCTACTCGGCGTCTACGGCCAGTCGATCTTTGTCGACCCCGAACTGAAGCTGGTGCTGGTGATTACGGCGGCGGCGAAGAACGCCAGCGTCGGCAAGGAGCCATTCGCTCGCGAGCGCGACGCGCTCTGGCGCGGTATCGTCGGCCGATACGGAAGCTGGTAG
- a CDS encoding CreA family protein: protein MTLSQACPVSAADEPDLIFRRSTVFKLMSPNDKLATYGVDDPEVEGVACHFTVPEKGGFKGWLGLAEEVSDISLACRQIGPIRFKDKLAQGDDMFRRRRSLFFKKMQIVRGCDAKRNVLVYMVYSDKLIEGSPKNSTSSVPVMPWGAADAVVQKCGDFVQ, encoded by the coding sequence ATGACGCTGTCGCAGGCCTGCCCCGTTTCGGCCGCCGACGAACCGGATCTGATCTTCCGCCGCTCGACCGTGTTCAAATTGATGAGTCCTAACGACAAACTGGCGACCTATGGCGTCGACGACCCCGAGGTCGAGGGTGTCGCCTGCCATTTCACGGTGCCGGAAAAGGGTGGATTCAAGGGCTGGCTGGGCCTCGCCGAGGAGGTTTCGGATATTTCGCTGGCCTGCCGCCAGATCGGACCGATCCGGTTCAAGGACAAGTTGGCGCAGGGCGACGACATGTTCCGCCGGCGCCGCTCGCTGTTCTTCAAAAAAATGCAGATCGTTCGCGGCTGTGACGCCAAGCGCAACGTCCTCGTTTACATGGTGTATTCGGATAAACTGATCGAGGGTTCACCCAAAAATTCGACCTCCTCGGTACCGGTCATGCCGTGGGGGGCCGCCGATGCCGTGGTCCAGAAGTGCGGTGATTTCGTTCAGTAG